A stretch of the Halomonas sp. BDJS001 genome encodes the following:
- a CDS encoding LysE family translocator, producing MSIELWLSFVLASFLVIASPGPAVALLVMTGINQGRRAALAMLPGFFLGDLVAMSLSFAGVGALLMASAELFAIVKWLGVLYLLYLGAGVLMTVMRRPAA from the coding sequence ATGTCGATTGAGCTCTGGCTATCGTTTGTGCTGGCTTCGTTTTTGGTGATCGCCTCCCCCGGCCCCGCGGTGGCTCTGCTGGTCATGACCGGCATCAATCAAGGTCGCAGAGCCGCGCTGGCGATGCTGCCTGGCTTTTTCTTGGGAGACCTGGTGGCGATGTCACTTTCGTTTGCTGGCGTAGGCGCCCTGCTGATGGCATCGGCGGAGCTATTCGCCATCGTTAAATGGCTAGGGGTTCTCTATCTTCTTTATCTAGGCGCGGGTGTGTTGATGACCGTAATGCGACGTCCTGCTGCCTAA
- a CDS encoding flavin reductase family protein gives MTHPMTKEDSPVSNIRHFLEPGPIALVSSQWQAQTNIMTMGWHMVMAFTPSLLSCVIDAGNHSHSMVRNSGECVINIPPASLVDTVVGIGNCSGSEVDKFKAFKLTPGKSEQVGAPRVEECYASFECRLHDDAMIERYNLFIFEVVKAHVAPLADEEESLHYRGMGEFMLSGRSIDRTELFKPSMLV, from the coding sequence ATGACACACCCGATGACAAAGGAAGACTCCCCCGTATCGAATATCAGACACTTTCTTGAGCCCGGCCCGATTGCGCTGGTTTCATCACAATGGCAAGCGCAAACCAACATCATGACCATGGGGTGGCACATGGTGATGGCGTTCACCCCTTCGCTTCTCAGCTGCGTTATAGATGCGGGGAACCACTCCCATTCCATGGTGCGCAACAGCGGCGAATGCGTGATCAATATTCCCCCGGCATCGCTTGTCGATACGGTGGTGGGTATCGGGAACTGCTCCGGGAGCGAGGTTGACAAGTTCAAGGCGTTTAAGCTGACCCCAGGCAAGTCAGAACAGGTTGGTGCGCCTCGGGTAGAGGAGTGCTACGCATCTTTTGAGTGCCGTTTGCACGATGACGCCATGATTGAACGCTACAACCTGTTTATCTTTGAGGTCGTTAAAGCCCACGTAGCGCCTTTGGCAGATGAGGAAGAGTCGCTGCACTACCGGGGGATGGGAGAGTTCATGCTGTCGGGGCGATCCATTGACCGTACGGAGCTATTTAAACCGTCGATGCTAGTCTGA
- a CDS encoding NYN domain-containing protein, translating into MTTVAIFVDIQNVYYTVREAYGRNFDYNKFWIRVTANREVIKAVCYAIDRGDQKQREFQNILRAIGFDVKLKPFIQRSDGSAKGDWDVGIALDAMEYAEQADVIVLVSGDGDFDLLVQKIRAKHGKKVEVYGVPQLTAASLINAANEFIGIDKALLLS; encoded by the coding sequence ATGACCACCGTTGCCATATTTGTTGATATTCAAAACGTCTATTACACCGTGCGTGAAGCCTATGGCCGAAACTTTGATTACAACAAATTCTGGATACGAGTAACCGCTAACAGAGAGGTTATTAAAGCTGTTTGCTATGCCATCGATAGGGGTGACCAAAAGCAGCGAGAGTTTCAAAATATACTCAGGGCGATTGGTTTTGATGTGAAATTAAAGCCTTTTATTCAGCGGTCAGACGGTTCCGCAAAAGGCGATTGGGATGTGGGCATCGCGCTCGATGCCATGGAGTATGCGGAACAGGCAGATGTTATCGTGCTGGTATCCGGCGATGGTGATTTTGACCTGCTCGTCCAAAAAATCCGTGCTAAGCATGGCAAAAAAGTCGAAGTTTATGGAGTACCTCAACTGACTGCAGCGTCGCTCATCAATGCAGCCAATGAGTTTATAGGGATCGATAAAGCGCTTCTGCTAAGTTAG
- the gdhA gene encoding NADP-specific glutamate dehydrogenase, with the protein MPYVHDTLMRLNKSSPAQSEFYQATEEVLECLRPLLEQSDYYHQHSIIERIVEPERQIMFRISWVDDAGKVRVNKGYRVQFNSALGPYKGGLRFHPSVTSGTIKFLGFEQIFKNALTGLPIGGGKGGADFDPKGKSDNEIMRFCQAFMSELYRHIGPHCDVPAGDIGVGTREIGYLFGQYKRLTGHYEGVLTGKGLNWGGSLGRKEATGYGAVYFAQNMLAARGEELRDKTCLVSGAGNVAIYTIEKLYELGARPVTCSDSRGTIHDENGIDLGLLKQLKEVQRTSLEAYLHEHPEAHYISARDYPQGGNAVWRIQADVAFPCATQNELTASDAESLLANGIGCISEGANMPSTKEAVDLFLDAKIAYGPGKAANAGGVATSQLEMAQNSSMEQWPLEKVDQKLKQIMANIHRQCADTAEEFGDKTNLVLGANIAGFRKVADAMIEQGVT; encoded by the coding sequence ATGCCCTACGTTCACGATACGCTAATGCGACTTAATAAAAGCAGCCCTGCACAGTCAGAATTTTATCAAGCTACCGAAGAAGTGCTCGAATGCCTGCGCCCGCTACTCGAGCAGAGTGATTACTATCATCAGCACAGCATTATTGAACGAATAGTCGAGCCCGAACGGCAAATCATGTTCCGGATAAGCTGGGTAGATGATGCTGGGAAAGTGCGGGTCAACAAAGGCTATCGCGTTCAGTTCAACTCTGCCCTTGGCCCTTACAAGGGTGGCTTACGATTCCACCCCAGCGTTACCTCGGGCACCATCAAGTTTCTCGGCTTTGAGCAAATTTTCAAAAATGCGTTAACCGGTTTGCCGATCGGCGGCGGGAAAGGTGGCGCCGATTTTGACCCCAAAGGAAAATCAGATAACGAGATCATGCGCTTTTGCCAGGCGTTTATGAGCGAGCTCTACCGTCATATTGGCCCCCACTGTGATGTGCCTGCAGGCGATATAGGCGTCGGTACACGTGAAATTGGCTATCTCTTTGGTCAGTACAAGCGACTCACTGGCCACTATGAGGGCGTGCTAACAGGTAAGGGGCTTAATTGGGGAGGCTCGCTAGGCCGTAAAGAGGCCACCGGCTACGGTGCAGTGTACTTTGCACAAAATATGCTCGCTGCCCGGGGAGAAGAGCTGCGCGACAAGACCTGCCTCGTTTCCGGTGCTGGCAATGTTGCCATCTATACCATTGAGAAATTATACGAACTGGGGGCTAGACCTGTCACCTGCAGCGATTCACGTGGCACCATTCACGATGAAAACGGTATTGATTTAGGCTTACTCAAACAGCTCAAAGAAGTGCAGCGCACCTCGTTAGAGGCCTACTTACATGAGCACCCTGAAGCGCACTACATTTCTGCACGTGACTACCCCCAGGGCGGGAATGCCGTATGGCGTATTCAAGCCGATGTTGCGTTCCCCTGCGCGACGCAGAATGAACTGACTGCAAGCGATGCGGAAAGCCTACTCGCGAATGGCATAGGATGTATTAGTGAAGGGGCCAACATGCCCTCTACCAAAGAGGCCGTCGACCTGTTTCTAGACGCAAAGATTGCCTATGGCCCAGGCAAGGCCGCCAATGCAGGAGGCGTCGCTACCAGCCAGCTAGAGATGGCACAAAATAGCAGCATGGAGCAGTGGCCGCTGGAGAAAGTCGACCAGAAATTAAAACAGATTATGGCCAATATTCACCGCCAGTGCGCCGACACCGCCGAGGAGTTTGGTGATAAAACCAATTTGGTACTGGGCGCCAATATTGCAGGCTTCAGAAAGGTGGCTGACGCCATGATTGAGCAAGGAGTGACCTGA
- the rnk gene encoding nucleoside diphosphate kinase regulator: MGQRPAIIINRLDAERLQRLIDNASEKDMAVAQLLEEELARGEVCDPEDIPDDVVSMNSQVRFTDLTRGLKMIRTLVYPHSLESVADGISVMAPIGAALIGLKVGDIIEWPLPNNTEARLRIDAIYWQPEREKQFHR; this comes from the coding sequence ATGGGACAACGTCCTGCTATTATTATTAACCGTCTTGATGCCGAACGCCTCCAGCGCTTGATCGACAATGCATCCGAAAAAGACATGGCTGTGGCTCAGCTACTTGAGGAAGAGTTAGCACGAGGTGAAGTCTGTGATCCAGAGGATATTCCGGATGACGTGGTCAGCATGAATAGCCAGGTTCGCTTCACCGACCTTACCCGCGGGCTTAAAATGATTCGTACCTTGGTCTATCCGCACTCCCTGGAAAGCGTAGCGGACGGCATTTCGGTTATGGCGCCTATTGGTGCTGCATTGATCGGCCTTAAAGTGGGCGACATCATCGAATGGCCGTTACCCAACAATACCGAAGCACGACTCCGCATCGATGCTATTTATTGGCAGCCCGAGCGCGAAAAGCAATTCCACCGATAA
- the paaX gene encoding phenylacetic acid degradation operon negative regulatory protein PaaX, which translates to MSSAKECVATLIDDFQKRRPIRAGSLIITVYGDSIVPRGGTVWLGSLSKLVEPIGINERLVRTSVYRLTNETWLRGEKIGRRSYYRLSGPGRRRFEQAFKRVYHGAQPAWSGQWTLVLLTQLPPDRRQQIRDELEWLGFGSFAQGVLAHPTLSCAETMAALQELDAADDTIVMQTQTMEPMTSKPLRLQVRESWNLDELAELYQRFLVKFRPLWNALNAENHLGQEECFIARTLLIHEYRKVQLRDPLLPEELLPTAWEGRYAHQLCRNLYRLLYERAERWLDQHLENAEGPLPAPGPSFYQRFGGLD; encoded by the coding sequence ATGTCGTCAGCTAAAGAGTGCGTCGCTACGCTTATTGATGACTTCCAAAAGCGTCGGCCAATTCGTGCCGGCTCACTGATTATTACCGTCTATGGCGACTCTATCGTTCCGCGGGGCGGTACCGTTTGGTTAGGCAGTCTATCGAAACTGGTGGAGCCCATCGGTATCAATGAGCGGCTGGTGCGTACATCGGTTTACCGGCTGACCAATGAAACCTGGCTACGGGGAGAGAAGATCGGTCGTCGCAGCTACTACCGGTTGAGTGGCCCTGGTCGGCGTCGTTTCGAGCAAGCCTTTAAGCGTGTCTATCACGGCGCCCAGCCAGCTTGGTCGGGACAGTGGACATTGGTATTGCTGACACAGCTTCCCCCAGACCGGCGCCAGCAGATTCGTGATGAGCTTGAATGGCTAGGCTTTGGTAGTTTTGCTCAGGGCGTGCTGGCGCATCCCACGCTGTCATGTGCAGAGACCATGGCGGCCTTGCAAGAACTGGATGCAGCAGACGATACGATTGTAATGCAGACGCAAACCATGGAGCCCATGACCAGCAAGCCGCTGCGTCTCCAGGTCAGAGAGAGCTGGAACCTCGACGAATTAGCCGAGCTCTACCAACGTTTTCTCGTTAAGTTTCGCCCACTCTGGAATGCCCTCAACGCAGAGAACCATTTGGGGCAGGAAGAGTGTTTCATTGCCCGCACCTTGCTTATTCACGAGTATCGCAAGGTTCAATTACGCGACCCCCTCCTGCCTGAGGAACTACTCCCCACGGCGTGGGAAGGCCGCTACGCCCATCAGCTCTGCCGCAACCTTTATCGTTTGCTCTACGAACGTGCAGAACGCTGGCTGGATCAACATCTGGAAAACGCCGAGGGCCCACTACCCGCCCCAGGCCCCAGCTTCTACCAGCGCTTCGGCGGGCTGGATTGA
- the paaY gene encoding phenylacetic acid degradation protein PaaY, with protein sequence MPYYRLEGVTPVVHPSAYVHPTAVLIGDVIVGPNCYVGPGAVMRGDFGRLVLEEGANLQDTCVMHGFPGCVTKVEKDGHIGHGAVLHGCVIGRDAMVGMNAVVMDGAKIAERSIVAAAAFVKAGFECEPQSLVMGAPAKVKRPLSDEEFAWKQQGTQEYQRLVTRCRDSLEPCEPLAELDADRPALLAGDTQPKQQTLDQSPQP encoded by the coding sequence ATGCCTTACTATCGACTTGAAGGGGTGACGCCGGTGGTACACCCGTCCGCCTATGTCCACCCTACTGCGGTGTTAATTGGCGACGTAATCGTAGGCCCCAACTGTTATGTAGGCCCCGGCGCGGTGATGCGTGGTGATTTCGGGCGGCTGGTGCTGGAAGAGGGGGCTAACCTTCAGGATACCTGTGTGATGCACGGCTTTCCGGGCTGCGTCACCAAGGTTGAGAAGGATGGCCATATCGGCCATGGCGCGGTACTGCATGGCTGCGTGATTGGGCGTGATGCCATGGTTGGCATGAACGCCGTAGTGATGGATGGCGCCAAGATTGCTGAACGCTCTATCGTGGCGGCGGCAGCGTTCGTCAAGGCGGGCTTCGAGTGTGAGCCCCAGTCGCTGGTGATGGGGGCTCCCGCAAAGGTAAAGCGCCCGCTGAGTGATGAGGAGTTCGCCTGGAAGCAGCAGGGCACCCAGGAGTATCAGCGCTTAGTAACCCGTTGCCGTGACAGCTTGGAACCCTGTGAGCCGCTGGCAGAACTCGATGCTGATCGTCCAGCCTTGCTGGCTGGTGATACTCAACCCAAGCAGCAGACGTTGGATCAGTCGCCACAGCCATAA
- the paaG gene encoding 2-(1,2-epoxy-1,2-dihydrophenyl)acetyl-CoA isomerase PaaG — MSQALLLYSVEDGVACITLNRPESLNSFNTEMHAEMRKVLKAVRQDSSVRALLLTGNGRGFCAGQDLSDRSVAPGEQAPDLGESLEKRYNPMLRAFKDMPFPTICAVNGVAAGAGANIALACDIVLAARSASFIQAFCKIGLIPDSGGTWTLPNLVGMARAKGLAMLGDKLPAETAEQWGMIWRCVDDEALQEEAMSMARHLATQPTHGLALIKRALHASSDNSFNEQLDLERDLQRLAGRSEDYREGVSAFMEKRRPTFKGE; from the coding sequence ATGAGCCAAGCGCTCCTGCTTTACAGCGTGGAAGACGGCGTCGCCTGTATCACCCTGAACCGCCCCGAAAGCTTGAACAGCTTCAATACCGAAATGCATGCCGAGATGCGCAAGGTGCTAAAAGCCGTGCGCCAGGACTCAAGCGTTCGCGCTTTGTTACTGACGGGCAACGGCCGAGGCTTCTGCGCCGGTCAGGATCTTTCCGACCGTAGCGTCGCGCCCGGCGAGCAGGCCCCCGACCTCGGCGAGTCGCTGGAGAAACGCTACAACCCCATGCTGCGTGCCTTCAAGGACATGCCATTCCCCACCATTTGTGCGGTGAACGGCGTAGCAGCTGGCGCTGGGGCCAATATCGCCCTGGCCTGCGACATCGTGCTGGCGGCCCGCTCCGCAAGCTTTATTCAGGCCTTTTGTAAGATCGGCTTGATTCCGGACTCAGGCGGCACCTGGACACTGCCTAACTTAGTGGGCATGGCTCGCGCCAAGGGCTTGGCGATGCTCGGCGACAAGCTCCCCGCCGAGACCGCCGAGCAGTGGGGCATGATCTGGCGCTGCGTCGACGATGAAGCACTGCAAGAAGAAGCCATGAGTATGGCCCGCCACCTGGCCACTCAACCCACCCATGGCCTGGCACTGATTAAACGCGCCCTGCATGCCAGCAGCGATAATAGTTTCAACGAGCAGCTCGACCTGGAACGTGACCTGCAACGCCTTGCTGGGCGCAGCGAAGATTACCGCGAAGGCGTCAGCGCTTTCATGGAAAAACGCCGTCCCACCTTCAAGGGAGAGTGA
- the paaI gene encoding hydroxyphenylacetyl-CoA thioesterase PaaI yields MNDAQLTPQQLAEACADAMFSRDHASQGLGMRITRVAPGFAELTMTVRQDMVQGHGHCHGGFLFALADSAFAFACNSYDEATVAAGCSIDYLGPGQLGDEITATAEERSRRGRTGIYDITLRNQHGDTIALFRGRSYKIRGSVRRLEDTTAGESQ; encoded by the coding sequence ATGAATGATGCCCAACTGACGCCACAACAACTGGCAGAAGCCTGTGCCGATGCGATGTTTTCCCGCGACCATGCCAGCCAAGGGCTGGGGATGCGCATTACCCGCGTGGCGCCCGGCTTCGCCGAACTGACCATGACCGTGCGTCAGGACATGGTGCAGGGGCACGGCCACTGCCATGGCGGATTTCTATTTGCCCTCGCCGATTCCGCCTTCGCATTTGCCTGCAACAGCTACGATGAAGCCACAGTCGCTGCTGGTTGTAGTATCGACTATCTAGGCCCCGGCCAGCTGGGCGACGAGATCACCGCCACCGCCGAAGAGCGCAGCCGCCGTGGGCGTACTGGCATTTATGACATTACATTGCGCAATCAGCACGGCGACACCATCGCCTTGTTCCGCGGGCGCTCTTACAAAATTCGCGGCAGCGTACGACGCTTGGAAGACACCACTGCTGGAGAGAGCCAATGA
- the paaK gene encoding phenylacetate--CoA ligase PaaK, which produces MNQPVTRIDTATLDPLETASVDELRATQLKRLQWSLKHAYDNVPFYRHSFDKAGVHPNDIQTLADLSKLPFTTKADLRDNYPFGMLATPMSEIVRIHASSGTTGQPTVVGYTQSDIDVWSDVMARSIRAAGGSRNDKVHVAYGYGLFTGGLGAHYGAERLGCAVIPMSGGQTEKQVQLIRDFEPDIIMVTPSYMLNIADEMERQGIDPHTLPLRTGIFGAEPWTDSMRTALEKRLGIDALDIYGLSEVMGPGVAMECLETKDGPTIWEDHFYPEIIDPVSGDALPDGEYGELVFTTLTKEGLPVIRYRTRDLTRLLPGTARPMRRIDKITGRSDDMLIIRGVNMFPTQIEEQLLKIASLSPHYEIEVSRQGNMDMVLVRVEANHHDIARDPVACEEAAKQLQHAIKTHIGISTQVEVCPVESVMRSMGKARRVKDLR; this is translated from the coding sequence ATGAATCAGCCCGTAACGCGTATCGACACTGCAACTCTCGACCCTCTGGAAACCGCCAGCGTCGACGAACTCCGCGCCACTCAACTCAAGCGCCTGCAGTGGAGCCTTAAGCACGCTTACGACAATGTGCCGTTCTACCGCCACTCCTTCGACAAGGCTGGAGTGCATCCCAACGATATCCAGACGCTGGCGGATCTCTCCAAACTGCCTTTTACCACCAAGGCTGATTTGCGCGACAACTACCCGTTCGGCATGTTGGCCACACCGATGAGCGAGATCGTTCGCATCCATGCCTCCAGCGGCACCACCGGGCAGCCTACGGTGGTGGGCTACACCCAGAGCGATATCGATGTGTGGTCTGATGTGATGGCGCGCTCGATCCGCGCCGCCGGCGGCAGCCGCAACGACAAGGTGCATGTGGCCTACGGTTATGGCCTGTTCACCGGCGGTCTGGGTGCCCATTACGGCGCCGAGCGCCTGGGTTGCGCGGTGATCCCCATGTCGGGTGGTCAGACCGAGAAACAGGTGCAGTTGATCCGTGATTTCGAGCCGGACATCATCATGGTCACTCCCTCGTATATGCTCAATATTGCGGACGAGATGGAGCGCCAGGGCATCGACCCCCACACACTGCCGCTGCGTACCGGCATTTTCGGTGCAGAACCCTGGACCGACAGCATGCGTACTGCTCTTGAGAAGCGCCTGGGTATCGACGCATTGGATATCTATGGCCTGTCGGAAGTGATGGGGCCCGGCGTGGCCATGGAGTGCCTGGAAACCAAAGATGGCCCGACCATCTGGGAAGATCATTTCTACCCCGAGATCATCGACCCGGTCAGCGGTGACGCCCTGCCAGACGGTGAATACGGCGAACTGGTATTCACCACCTTGACCAAAGAAGGCCTGCCGGTGATTCGTTACCGCACCCGTGACCTGACCCGCCTGCTGCCGGGCACCGCGCGCCCCATGCGGCGCATCGACAAGATCACTGGCCGCAGCGACGACATGCTGATCATTCGCGGGGTAAATATGTTCCCCACCCAGATCGAAGAGCAACTGCTCAAGATCGCGTCGCTTTCTCCCCACTACGAGATCGAAGTCAGCCGTCAAGGCAATATGGACATGGTGCTTGTTCGTGTCGAGGCGAATCATCATGACATCGCCCGCGACCCCGTGGCTTGTGAGGAAGCCGCCAAACAGCTCCAGCATGCCATTAAGACGCACATTGGTATCAGCACCCAGGTCGAGGTATGCCCGGTAGAAAGCGTTATGCGTTCGATGGGTAAGGCCAGACGCGTCAAGGATCTGCGCTGA
- the paaA gene encoding 1,2-phenylacetyl-CoA epoxidase subunit PaaA — translation MYAQLVETGSNKLKTLDEMSPEERHFQERINDEIKIEPKNWMPDAYRKTLIRQISQHAHSEIVGMLPEGNWLTRAPTLKRKLQLMAKIQDEAGHGLYLYSAMETLGADRDEEIDKLHDGRAKYSSIFNYPTLNWADMGTIGWLVDGAAIVNQVPLQRTSYGPYARAMIRVCKEESFHQRQGYQILLTMMQEGTDDQKAMVQDSINRFWWPSLMMFGPSDENSPNSAQSMAWKIKRHSNDELRQRFLDQTVPQLELLGCTAPDPDLKYNQETGHYEFGEIDWQEFFDVLKGNGPCNRERVEARRSAIDNGAWVREAAVAHAAKRQHRAA, via the coding sequence ATGTACGCGCAGCTCGTTGAAACCGGTTCTAACAAACTCAAAACGCTTGATGAGATGAGCCCTGAGGAACGCCATTTCCAGGAGCGCATCAATGATGAAATTAAAATAGAACCCAAGAACTGGATGCCGGACGCCTACCGCAAGACGTTGATCCGTCAGATCTCGCAACACGCCCACTCCGAGATCGTCGGTATGCTGCCGGAAGGTAACTGGCTGACCCGTGCGCCGACCCTCAAGCGCAAGCTGCAGCTAATGGCCAAAATTCAGGATGAGGCAGGTCACGGCCTGTATCTCTATAGCGCCATGGAAACCCTGGGTGCCGACCGCGACGAAGAGATCGACAAACTTCACGATGGCCGCGCCAAGTACTCCAGCATCTTCAATTACCCGACGCTCAACTGGGCGGATATGGGCACGATCGGCTGGCTGGTCGATGGCGCAGCCATCGTCAACCAGGTGCCGCTACAGCGCACCTCTTACGGCCCCTATGCCCGCGCCATGATTCGTGTGTGTAAAGAAGAGAGTTTCCATCAGCGCCAGGGTTATCAGATTCTGCTGACCATGATGCAAGAGGGCACCGATGACCAGAAAGCCATGGTGCAGGACTCCATCAACCGCTTTTGGTGGCCCTCGCTAATGATGTTCGGTCCATCCGACGAAAATTCTCCCAACAGCGCTCAGTCGATGGCCTGGAAAATCAAGCGCCACAGCAACGATGAGCTGCGCCAGCGCTTCCTCGACCAAACCGTACCGCAGCTGGAGCTGCTGGGCTGTACCGCCCCTGACCCGGATCTCAAATATAACCAAGAGACCGGCCACTATGAGTTCGGTGAAATCGATTGGCAGGAATTTTTCGACGTGTTGAAAGGCAACGGCCCCTGCAACCGCGAGCGTGTAGAGGCACGCCGCAGCGCCATTGATAACGGTGCCTGGGTGCGTGAAGCCGCCGTGGCTCATGCCGCCAAACGTCAACACCGAGCGGCCTGA
- the paaB gene encoding 1,2-phenylacetyl-CoA epoxidase subunit PaaB, producing MADWPLFEVFIRSKHGLNHKHVGSVHAADRRMAIENARELYTRRNEGVSIWVVPASEITASSPDEKEPLFDPSNDKVYRHASFYKLPKEVGHM from the coding sequence ATGGCTGACTGGCCCCTCTTCGAAGTTTTTATACGCAGCAAGCACGGCCTTAATCACAAGCACGTTGGTAGCGTACACGCCGCCGATCGCCGCATGGCCATTGAAAACGCCCGCGAGCTTTACACCCGTCGCAATGAAGGGGTGAGCATCTGGGTGGTTCCGGCCAGCGAAATCACCGCCTCGTCTCCCGATGAGAAAGAGCCGCTGTTCGACCCGTCTAACGATAAGGTCTATCGCCACGCATCCTTCTACAAACTGCCGAAAGAAGTCGGCCACATGTAA
- the paaC gene encoding 1,2-phenylacetyl-CoA epoxidase subunit PaaC: MQNISHQSAAHRSSAQKNTAQKTQTPLIDYLLRLGDNALVLGQRHAQLCGKAPALEEELALMNVGLDLFGQSRNWLGYAAELMGAELKADKIDADHLAFRRDAQDFRNLLLVEQPNGDFADIMGRQFLFDAWHVHLLDGLSHSSDPRIAEVAAKSLKEATYHLRRSSEWVIRLGDGTEESHTRMQRALDNLWQFTGELLQGDEIDLAMLEAGIAPDLETVATRWKATVEEVLEEATLERPSYEAWMYTGGKVGHHTEHLGFLLAEMQYLPRAYPDATVW; the protein is encoded by the coding sequence ATGCAAAACATATCTCATCAAAGCGCGGCTCATCGAAGCTCGGCTCAGAAAAACACAGCTCAAAAAACACAAACCCCGTTGATCGATTACCTACTGCGCCTTGGCGACAACGCTTTGGTACTCGGCCAGCGCCACGCACAACTGTGCGGTAAGGCACCAGCGCTGGAAGAAGAACTGGCCTTGATGAATGTAGGTCTTGACCTCTTCGGTCAGTCACGCAACTGGCTGGGCTATGCTGCTGAACTGATGGGTGCTGAACTGAAGGCTGACAAGATCGACGCTGACCATCTGGCCTTTCGCCGCGACGCTCAGGACTTCCGTAACCTGTTGCTCGTCGAGCAGCCCAACGGTGACTTCGCCGACATCATGGGGCGCCAGTTCCTGTTCGATGCCTGGCACGTCCACCTACTTGACGGGCTGTCCCACTCCAGCGACCCACGCATTGCTGAAGTGGCCGCCAAGTCGCTTAAGGAAGCAACGTACCACCTACGTCGCTCCTCTGAATGGGTGATTCGCCTGGGCGATGGCACAGAAGAGAGCCACACCCGCATGCAGCGCGCGCTCGACAACCTCTGGCAGTTCACCGGTGAGCTACTGCAGGGCGACGAGATTGATCTGGCCATGTTAGAAGCAGGCATCGCGCCTGACCTGGAAACCGTCGCCACTCGCTGGAAAGCCACCGTGGAAGAGGTGCTTGAAGAAGCCACGCTGGAGCGCCCTTCCTACGAAGCTTGGATGTATACCGGCGGCAAAGTCGGCCATCACACCGAGCACCTGGGCTTTTTGTTGGCGGAAATGCAATACCTGCCGAGGGCATATCCCGATGCGACTGTCTGGTAA
- the paaD gene encoding 1,2-phenylacetyl-CoA epoxidase subunit PaaD encodes MRLSGNYPSALSDNWPSSDLIGSDRSGLPPAGDEGDVNAVLAVLQEVPDPEVPVVSVVELGIVRDIDWLDGRLAVSVTPTYSGCPATEVIEQHIHEALVAAGYADPLIQRRLSPAWTTDWLTDAGREKLRAYGIAPPVGSASKRSLTGQSDPVVPCPLCGSNATERVSEFGSTACKALYRCRDCLEPFDYFKCL; translated from the coding sequence ATGCGACTGTCTGGTAACTATCCATCTGCGCTTAGCGATAATTGGCCCTCCAGCGACTTGATCGGCAGCGACCGCAGCGGGCTGCCGCCCGCCGGTGACGAAGGCGATGTCAACGCCGTGCTGGCTGTACTACAGGAAGTTCCCGACCCGGAAGTGCCGGTGGTTAGCGTGGTGGAGCTGGGCATTGTGCGTGATATCGACTGGCTGGATGGCAGGTTAGCGGTCAGCGTGACCCCAACCTACTCCGGCTGCCCGGCCACGGAAGTTATCGAACAGCATATCCATGAAGCGTTGGTGGCCGCTGGATACGCAGACCCGCTGATCCAGCGCCGTCTGTCACCCGCCTGGACTACCGACTGGTTGACAGACGCCGGTCGCGAAAAGCTGCGTGCTTACGGCATCGCGCCACCGGTAGGAAGTGCTAGCAAGCGCAGCCTGACCGGCCAGTCTGATCCAGTCGTGCCCTGTCCTTTATGTGGCAGCAACGCTACCGAACGCGTCAGCGAATTCGGCTCTACGGCCTGCAAGGCGCTCTACCGCTGCCGCGATTGTCTGGAGCCTTTCGATTATTTCAAGTGTCTGTAA